The Pseudodesulfovibrio sp. zrk46 genome contains a region encoding:
- a CDS encoding AraC family transcriptional regulator, giving the protein MRTPKETTKQDYARRMDLVLKHIHDHIDDSMALEELAEIACFSAYHFHRIFSGMVGESVKSYIRRIRLERAAVMLKHNDTSVTDIAFDAGFETHESFTRAFSSMFGISPLGYRKAHNVRLDQQQPTYWKEITMEAKVIEMEAVHVAYVRHTGPYEECHPAWETLCNWAGPKGLLANTPRFIGICHDEPEITPPDKIRYDACVQVNEELETESPVGTKTIPAGRYATTLHKGPYTKLAATYEQLCGQWLPQNGYELEAKPSFEVYLNDCTITPEEDLLTEVYIPVK; this is encoded by the coding sequence ATGCGTACCCCGAAAGAGACGACCAAACAGGATTATGCCCGGCGGATGGATCTGGTTCTGAAGCATATCCATGATCACATTGATGATTCCATGGCGCTTGAAGAACTCGCTGAAATCGCATGCTTTTCGGCTTACCATTTTCACCGCATTTTCAGCGGTATGGTTGGCGAATCAGTGAAATCCTACATCAGGCGAATTCGACTGGAACGGGCGGCCGTCATGCTCAAGCATAACGACACCTCCGTGACCGACATTGCGTTCGATGCCGGCTTTGAAACGCATGAGTCGTTCACCCGCGCCTTCAGTTCCATGTTCGGCATCTCTCCTCTTGGGTACCGAAAGGCCCACAACGTGCGCCTTGACCAGCAACAACCAACGTACTGGAAGGAGATCACCATGGAAGCAAAAGTCATAGAAATGGAAGCAGTGCATGTGGCGTACGTCCGTCATACCGGCCCTTATGAGGAATGCCATCCCGCATGGGAAACCCTCTGCAACTGGGCAGGCCCCAAAGGGTTGCTCGCCAACACACCAAGATTCATAGGTATTTGCCATGATGAACCTGAAATCACCCCGCCGGACAAGATTCGTTACGACGCCTGCGTTCAAGTGAATGAAGAGCTGGAGACGGAGTCTCCTGTCGGGACCAAGACCATCCCTGCCGGGCGCTATGCCACCACCCTGCACAAGGGCCCATATACCAAGCTGGCTGCGACCTACGAACAACTCTGCGGTCAGTGGTTGCCACAAAACGGGTATGAACTGGAGGCCAAGCCCAGCTTTGAGGTGTACCTCAACGACTGCACCATCACCCCCGAAGAGGACCTCTTGACCGAGGTGTATATCCCGGTGAAGTAG
- a CDS encoding phenylacetate--CoA ligase — MTRKDRTEGIYSRREVLDESERRQYSQLQLKELLSYAYRYSEDVKKRFDRAQFNVDKFRTLNDLKHIPIIKKKELIFLQSMGPRLGGLLTKDLGELQRVFLSPGPIFDPEDRTEDYWGWTEGFYAAGFRSGDLAQITFNYHLAPAGLMFEEPLRNLSCAVVPAGPGNTNSQIEIMQKLRVTGYVGTPSYLMHLAQKAEEMGLSLRKDLFLEVAFVTGEKFSEKMRSTLEKKFDCIMRQGYGTADVGCIGYECFHKDGLHLSNRAFVEICHPDTGIPLKDGEVGEIVVTAFNKTYPLIRLATGDLGYLDRSPCACGRTSPRLGGIVGRVDTTARIKGMFVYPHQVEQVMARFEEVKRWQIEVTNPGGIDEMILSIEAGQFNQEDELLHLFREKIKLRPILKVLAPGTLPPQIRPIEDKRTWD; from the coding sequence ATGACAAGAAAAGACCGCACTGAAGGAATTTATTCCCGCCGTGAAGTTCTCGACGAGTCCGAGCGTCGGCAATACAGCCAGCTTCAACTTAAGGAGCTGCTGTCCTACGCCTACCGCTACTCCGAGGACGTCAAAAAGCGCTTTGACCGCGCTCAGTTCAATGTGGACAAGTTCCGCACCCTGAACGACCTCAAGCATATCCCCATTATTAAGAAGAAAGAGCTGATCTTCCTCCAGTCCATGGGCCCCCGCCTCGGCGGACTGCTCACCAAGGATCTGGGCGAACTGCAGCGCGTCTTCCTGTCCCCCGGCCCGATCTTCGATCCCGAAGACCGCACCGAGGACTACTGGGGATGGACCGAAGGCTTCTACGCCGCAGGTTTCCGCTCCGGCGATCTGGCGCAGATCACCTTCAACTACCACCTCGCTCCGGCCGGCCTCATGTTTGAGGAACCCCTGCGCAACCTGTCCTGCGCCGTGGTACCCGCCGGTCCCGGTAACACCAACTCCCAAATCGAAATCATGCAGAAGCTGCGCGTGACCGGCTACGTCGGTACCCCCAGCTACCTCATGCACCTCGCCCAGAAGGCCGAGGAAATGGGCCTCTCCCTGCGTAAGGATCTCTTCCTCGAAGTCGCTTTCGTCACTGGCGAAAAGTTCTCCGAGAAGATGCGCTCCACCCTGGAGAAGAAGTTCGACTGCATCATGCGCCAGGGCTACGGCACCGCCGACGTCGGTTGCATCGGTTACGAATGCTTCCACAAGGACGGCCTGCACCTGTCCAACCGCGCCTTTGTTGAAATCTGCCACCCCGACACCGGCATCCCGCTCAAGGACGGCGAAGTCGGCGAAATCGTGGTCACCGCTTTCAACAAGACCTACCCGCTCATCCGTCTCGCCACTGGCGATCTCGGCTACCTGGACCGCTCCCCCTGCGCTTGCGGCCGTACCTCCCCGCGTCTCGGCGGCATCGTCGGTCGTGTGGACACCACCGCACGCATCAAGGGCATGTTCGTGTACCCGCATCAGGTCGAGCAGGTCATGGCCCGCTTCGAAGAGGTCAAGCGTTGGCAGATCGAAGTCACCAACCCCGGCGGCATCGACGAGATGATCCTGTCCATCGAGGCAGGTCAGTTCAACCAGGAAGACGAGCTGCTCCACCTCTTCCGCGAGAAGATCAAGCTCCGTCCCATCCTCAAGGTTCTGGCTCCCGGCACCCTGCCTCCCCAGATCCGTCCCATCGAAGACAAGCGCACCTGGGACTAG